Proteins encoded by one window of Thermobaculum terrenum ATCC BAA-798:
- a CDS encoding NYN domain-containing protein, whose protein sequence is MIVDGYNVIRCDPYLRSIERDGADKARLQLVQLLGKASKLAAYQIVVVFDGPPSRGFKPNNKVKVIYSGRDSADDLIVNMAKSDDLVVTNDSQLRARTLQRGPKVWSVEKLLDTIRPRSRGSRKYSPQSDPKPSKAGVSKLRSFSVCKQCIFFTRDDWIMLCVEDLEIGTPKNFRDRW, encoded by the coding sequence ATGATTGTGGATGGATACAACGTCATAAGATGCGATCCCTATTTGAGATCTATAGAGAGAGATGGAGCTGACAAGGCTCGACTACAACTAGTACAGCTACTTGGCAAAGCGTCCAAACTAGCCGCATATCAAATAGTAGTTGTTTTTGATGGTCCTCCATCTAGAGGGTTTAAACCCAATAATAAGGTGAAGGTAATATACTCCGGCCGAGATTCGGCAGATGATTTGATAGTTAACATGGCTAAGTCGGACGATTTAGTGGTCACCAATGACTCTCAGTTACGTGCTCGAACTTTGCAAAGAGGCCCGAAAGTCTGGTCAGTAGAGAAGTTACTAGACACTATTAGACCAAGATCCAGGGGGTCCAGAAAATATTCTCCTCAGTCGGATCCCAAGCCATCTAAAGCCGGGGTATCCAAACTTCGGTCCTTTTCCGTATGTAAACAGTGTATCTTCTTCACCCGCGATGATTGGATCATGTTATGTGTTGAAGACCTAGAAATAGGAACTCCTAAGAATTTTCGAGACCGGTGGTAA
- a CDS encoding aldo/keto reductase, with translation MSRILRWGILGTGRIAGIFARGVQDSVSGKLVAVGSRSEESASRFAKEFNIPKAYASYEELLADPEVEAVYIATPHPMHAQWAIRAAEAGKHILCEKPLALNHAEAMAIVEAAKEHDVFLMEAFMYRCHPQTARVVDMIRDGAIGNVRTIQATFSFDAGSNPGSRLLRQDLGGGGILDVGCYCTSMARLIAGVALGKDFADPIELKAVGHIGEESRVDEYTAAVLKFPGEIIAQLATGVRVKQEDGVRIYGSDGWIHIPEPWIPGPNGEPTSIFLYKKGQSTPEEIVVDPGSPLYAIEADTVASHIEDRQAPSPAMTWEDSLGNMRTLDMWREQIGMIYDSERPEANTLPVHGRPLRVRPDNKMKYGHVQGIDKPISRLVMGVDNQRTMPHLAVMLDDFFERGGTCFDTAYIYMGGLSEKLLGQWVKNRGIREQVVIVGKGAHTPYCDPENLTKQLLESLDRLQTDYIDLYFMHRDNPEIPVGEFVEVLNEHLRAGRIRAFGGSNWTIQRVEEANKYAREHGLTGFAAVSNNFSLARMIEPPWAGCISSSDPESRAWFERNQMPLFSWSSQARGFFTGRARPDDFSDPELVRCWYSEDNFRRLERVNQLAREKGVEPINIALAYVLSQPFPTFALIGPRALSETHSSLKALEIELTPEEVKWLNLEA, from the coding sequence TTGAGCAGGATACTCAGATGGGGAATATTAGGCACTGGACGTATAGCTGGGATATTCGCACGGGGCGTGCAGGACTCGGTCTCGGGTAAGCTTGTTGCTGTCGGCAGCAGGTCAGAAGAATCCGCAAGTAGGTTTGCCAAAGAGTTTAACATTCCCAAGGCTTACGCATCCTATGAAGAGCTACTCGCTGATCCAGAGGTAGAAGCAGTTTATATAGCCACACCACACCCTATGCATGCCCAATGGGCTATTAGAGCAGCTGAAGCCGGCAAACACATACTCTGTGAGAAGCCTCTTGCATTGAACCACGCTGAAGCTATGGCAATAGTAGAAGCAGCTAAGGAACATGATGTCTTTCTGATGGAAGCATTTATGTACAGATGCCATCCTCAGACTGCTCGAGTAGTTGATATGATCAGAGATGGTGCCATTGGCAATGTTCGAACGATACAGGCTACTTTCAGCTTCGATGCAGGAAGCAATCCAGGAAGCAGGCTACTGAGGCAAGATCTTGGCGGTGGGGGTATCCTAGATGTTGGATGCTACTGCACATCAATGGCACGACTTATAGCCGGTGTAGCCCTGGGGAAAGATTTTGCGGACCCAATAGAGCTCAAGGCCGTAGGGCATATCGGCGAAGAATCCAGAGTTGACGAGTATACAGCCGCAGTGCTGAAGTTTCCCGGAGAAATCATAGCTCAGCTCGCCACGGGAGTACGGGTTAAGCAGGAGGACGGAGTCAGAATCTACGGCTCAGATGGATGGATACATATACCTGAGCCATGGATTCCGGGACCAAACGGCGAACCCACAAGCATATTCCTATATAAGAAGGGTCAGAGCACTCCAGAAGAGATCGTAGTTGATCCTGGTAGCCCGCTTTATGCCATCGAGGCAGATACGGTCGCTTCTCACATAGAAGACAGGCAGGCTCCTTCTCCAGCTATGACCTGGGAAGATTCTCTTGGGAATATGCGTACGCTCGATATGTGGAGAGAACAAATAGGCATGATTTACGACAGCGAGAGACCCGAAGCAAATACGCTCCCAGTCCACGGACGCCCCCTGAGGGTCCGCCCCGATAACAAGATGAAATATGGGCACGTTCAAGGTATAGATAAGCCTATATCGAGGCTAGTAATGGGTGTGGACAATCAACGCACCATGCCCCACCTAGCAGTTATGCTGGATGATTTCTTTGAAAGAGGTGGGACTTGCTTCGATACGGCTTACATATACATGGGAGGTCTATCTGAAAAGCTGCTTGGACAGTGGGTGAAGAACAGGGGCATTAGAGAGCAGGTAGTTATCGTAGGAAAGGGAGCTCATACTCCTTATTGTGATCCGGAAAACCTAACAAAACAGCTGCTGGAAAGTCTTGATAGGCTGCAGACAGACTATATAGATCTGTACTTTATGCACCGAGACAACCCCGAAATACCTGTAGGCGAATTTGTAGAGGTACTTAACGAGCACCTTCGAGCAGGTAGGATAAGAGCTTTTGGAGGTTCAAACTGGACTATACAGAGGGTAGAAGAGGCAAACAAGTACGCGAGAGAGCATGGATTGACAGGATTTGCAGCAGTGAGCAACAACTTCAGCCTTGCCAGGATGATAGAGCCACCCTGGGCAGGATGCATCTCGTCATCTGACCCAGAATCCCGAGCATGGTTCGAGCGGAATCAGATGCCACTGTTCTCGTGGTCGAGTCAGGCTCGTGGTTTCTTTACAGGCCGGGCTCGTCCAGATGACTTCTCAGATCCTGAATTAGTACGTTGCTGGTATAGCGAGGACAACTTCCGTCGTCTGGAGCGTGTGAACCAATTAGCCAGGGAAAAGGGAGTAGAACCAATAAATATCGCTCTCGCCTACGTACTATCTCAACCCTTTCCCACATTTGCGCTAATAGGACCAAGGGCACTATCTGAAACCCATTCTTCCTTAAAGGCTCTGGAAATCGAGCTTACCCCAGAAGAAGTGAAATGGCTCAATCTTGAAGCCTGA
- a CDS encoding alpha-amylase family glycosyl hydrolase: MSSEEKRYLWWQKGIIYQIYPRSFMDSNGDGIGDLPGITSKLSYLEWLGVDAIWISPIYPSPMADFGYDVADYTDIHPIFGTLDDFDRLLEEAHSKGLKVILDWVPNHTSDEHPWFIESRSSRDNPKRDWYIWRDPAPDGGPPNNWQSVFGGSAWEYDERTGQYYYHAFLAKQPDLNWRNPEVQEAMLNTLRFWFDRGVDGFRVDVMWHLIKDDQFRDNPINPDYKPGAYLKNLPEGVQLPQEIIEMAEAQMKYLPVYNTDRPEVHDIVRKIRQVADEYPERVIIGEIYLPVERLVKYYGEHGDGAHMPFNFQLILLPWNADEIFHAIDAYEKALPENAWPNWVLGNHDNHRIASRVGRDQARVAAMLLLTLRGTPTMYYGDEIGMKDVPIPPDMVQDPPAKRFPGLGLGRDPERTPMQWDSGPNAGFTTGTPWLPIADDYKEYNVEVERNNPKSFLSLYRALIGLRRSEPALHVGSYKSLPRNGDLIAYERAYGQQRFIVLLNLGNQQQTYTELGDIPCQVVLSTHMDRHGEKVSREVNLRANEGVILQVEQ, encoded by the coding sequence ATGAGCAGCGAAGAGAAGAGATATCTTTGGTGGCAAAAGGGTATTATCTACCAGATCTATCCCAGGTCATTCATGGATAGTAATGGTGACGGTATAGGTGATCTACCAGGCATAACTAGCAAACTAAGCTATCTAGAATGGCTAGGGGTGGATGCCATCTGGATATCGCCAATCTACCCCTCTCCTATGGCAGATTTTGGTTATGATGTCGCTGATTATACCGACATTCACCCAATATTCGGGACGCTGGATGATTTCGACAGGTTGTTGGAAGAAGCTCACTCAAAAGGGCTCAAAGTTATTCTAGACTGGGTACCAAATCATACATCTGACGAGCATCCCTGGTTTATTGAGTCAAGGTCCTCGAGGGATAACCCCAAGCGCGATTGGTACATATGGCGAGATCCTGCTCCAGACGGAGGTCCACCGAACAACTGGCAGAGTGTGTTTGGGGGAAGTGCATGGGAATATGACGAGCGCACAGGGCAATACTACTACCACGCATTTCTAGCAAAACAACCAGACCTTAACTGGAGAAATCCAGAAGTACAGGAGGCCATGCTAAATACTTTGAGGTTTTGGTTTGACCGCGGGGTAGATGGCTTCCGAGTAGACGTGATGTGGCATCTCATAAAAGACGATCAATTTCGGGATAACCCCATCAACCCTGACTACAAGCCAGGAGCTTACCTGAAGAACTTGCCTGAGGGAGTTCAGCTTCCTCAGGAGATCATAGAGATGGCCGAAGCTCAGATGAAATACCTACCGGTCTACAATACTGATCGCCCTGAGGTACACGATATTGTAAGAAAGATTAGACAAGTGGCAGATGAGTATCCAGAAAGGGTCATCATTGGCGAGATTTACTTGCCAGTCGAGCGTTTGGTGAAATACTACGGAGAGCACGGCGATGGTGCCCACATGCCGTTCAACTTCCAGCTCATTCTCCTTCCTTGGAATGCAGATGAGATCTTCCACGCAATAGATGCCTATGAGAAAGCTTTACCAGAAAACGCTTGGCCTAACTGGGTACTAGGCAACCATGACAACCATCGAATTGCCAGTCGAGTTGGCAGAGATCAAGCCAGGGTGGCTGCAATGCTGCTTCTTACACTTAGAGGCACTCCCACCATGTACTATGGTGATGAGATAGGAATGAAAGATGTTCCTATCCCACCAGACATGGTTCAAGACCCTCCAGCAAAGAGATTCCCGGGACTTGGACTTGGCCGAGATCCCGAGAGAACGCCGATGCAATGGGACAGTGGCCCCAATGCGGGTTTCACAACCGGTACCCCATGGTTGCCTATTGCCGACGACTACAAAGAATATAACGTAGAGGTAGAGAGAAACAATCCTAAATCGTTCCTATCGCTATATCGAGCACTTATAGGGCTAAGAAGATCTGAGCCTGCATTACATGTGGGAAGTTACAAATCTCTACCTCGCAATGGCGATCTGATAGCATACGAGCGAGCATATGGTCAACAGCGCTTTATTGTATTACTTAACCTAGGGAATCAACAACAGACATACACAGAGCTGGGTGACATACCCTGCCAAGTGGTGCTATCAACGCACATGGACAGGCATGGAGAGAAAGTTAGCAGAGAAGTCAATTTAAGGGCTAATGAAGGAGTGATATTGCAGGTTGAGCAATAA
- a CDS encoding HAD family hydrolase, producing MSNNRSDTKVVLFDLDDTLFDHRGTTLRTLEVLRKKHKELRTRTLQELEARYSELLEEIWIDVLRGKMSVEESRIIRFQLLVEWCGNKIDREEAEQFATEYRQLYLDLRTPVEGASELLSHLRQSVKIGIVTNNFVQEQRDKLLCCGLNHLIDFMVTSEEVGVPKPEPEIFHAALDVAGCKAHQAVMVGDVWETDIIGATRVGIRGVWFNRLGLSCPDTSLAAEIRSLIPAREVADKILSAPIPQHIDAIRSHR from the coding sequence TTGAGCAATAATCGATCAGATACAAAAGTAGTGCTGTTTGACCTCGACGATACTCTATTTGATCATAGGGGCACTACTCTAAGAACACTTGAAGTGCTAAGGAAAAAGCATAAGGAACTACGGACCAGGACCCTCCAGGAGCTTGAGGCCAGATACTCCGAGCTCCTGGAGGAGATTTGGATAGATGTGCTTCGTGGCAAAATGTCCGTGGAAGAGTCACGTATAATTCGTTTCCAACTACTCGTAGAGTGGTGCGGAAACAAAATAGATAGAGAAGAAGCTGAACAATTCGCAACAGAATACCGACAACTCTATCTAGATCTGAGAACTCCGGTGGAAGGAGCTTCTGAACTTCTATCCCATCTACGTCAGAGTGTCAAGATTGGGATAGTAACGAACAACTTCGTTCAGGAGCAGCGTGACAAGCTTCTGTGCTGTGGGCTGAATCATCTCATAGACTTCATGGTGACTTCGGAAGAAGTTGGGGTTCCGAAACCCGAACCTGAAATATTCCACGCAGCACTTGACGTAGCCGGATGCAAAGCACACCAGGCTGTTATGGTGGGAGATGTATGGGAAACGGATATCATCGGTGCCACAAGAGTAGGTATAAGAGGTGTCTGGTTCAACAGACTCGGGCTTTCCTGTCCAGATACATCTTTGGCCGCGGAGATAAGATCTCTGATACCGGCTAGAGAGGTGGCGGATAAGATTCTCTCCGCTCCAATACCTCAACATATAGATGCTATTAGAAGTCATAGATAA
- a CDS encoding CPBP family intramembrane glutamic endopeptidase has translation MKPFTFLLVLALLIRVVLRQLIAPLNQDLAFGIYIASSYFILPIMVFSARDRLESFFLQSGDLRGALVEGCLLLLLALAEGVGEAYLLLGGVSFLPLEAVPVVLLNSFFTAALIEEVLFRGFLLGYLCEIGIDSNWAIVLQAAIFAGGHLRYLLGGRWWMLIIVLTWGLIFGWQVLRHKTIAGTLLVHTLSNTITFLLIGGTVHSL, from the coding sequence ATGAAGCCTTTTACTTTCTTATTGGTCTTGGCCCTCCTTATCAGGGTGGTGCTGAGGCAGCTGATAGCACCGCTAAATCAGGATTTGGCATTCGGGATCTATATAGCGTCCTCTTACTTTATATTGCCAATTATGGTTTTCAGTGCTAGGGATAGATTGGAAAGCTTCTTCTTGCAGTCAGGGGACTTACGTGGAGCCTTGGTCGAGGGCTGCTTACTCTTACTGCTGGCTCTAGCCGAAGGAGTAGGTGAAGCCTACTTACTGCTAGGAGGCGTATCCTTTTTGCCTCTAGAGGCGGTACCAGTTGTGTTATTAAATAGCTTCTTTACAGCTGCACTCATAGAAGAAGTTCTCTTTAGAGGGTTTCTCTTGGGTTATTTATGTGAGATCGGTATTGATAGCAACTGGGCAATAGTACTACAAGCGGCCATTTTTGCTGGCGGACACCTAAGATACCTCTTAGGGGGTAGGTGGTGGATGCTCATAATAGTGCTGACTTGGGGACTTATTTTTGGATGGCAGGTGCTGCGCCACAAAACAATAGCAGGTACTTTGCTGGTACACACATTGAGTAATACCATAACCTTCTTACTTATAGGCGGGACTGTCCACAGCCTGTAA
- a CDS encoding endo-1,4-beta-xylanase, with protein sequence MKDISNSKAALALRIILAVLLGLTFSSPVVAASNGDARGQDQFGLRDYAVRHVLRIGTAVDVNALQNEEQYRQVLAREFNSVTPENVMKWDTIEPVRGQLNFEPADQLVDFARRHGQMVRGHTLVWHSQLPSWLTNGNFTNQELEEILRQHIYDVVRHFKGKVYSWDVVNEPLNEDGTLRDTIWLRALGPDYIAKAFRWAHEADPHAKLYINDYNIEWIGPKSNGMYELVKSLKEAGVPIDGVGFQGHLGIQYGFPGDIQQNMQRFADLGLDVALSEVDVRMILPVTQEKLTTQAEYYRRLMDACLNVRRCVSFTVWGFTDAHSWVPGFFQGQGAATIFDENYQPKPAYFALKDELTERSGRPQGKHYRTE encoded by the coding sequence ATGAAAGATATTAGTAACAGTAAAGCTGCGCTAGCACTTAGGATCATATTAGCTGTATTGTTGGGATTGACTTTTTCAAGTCCTGTAGTCGCAGCATCTAACGGTGATGCAAGGGGACAAGACCAATTTGGTCTAAGAGACTATGCAGTACGTCATGTTCTTAGAATAGGCACGGCGGTAGATGTAAATGCATTACAGAATGAGGAGCAGTACAGGCAGGTATTGGCTAGAGAATTCAATAGTGTTACTCCAGAAAATGTCATGAAATGGGACACCATTGAACCCGTACGTGGCCAGCTGAATTTTGAGCCTGCGGATCAACTTGTAGATTTTGCTCGGCGGCATGGGCAGATGGTGAGAGGGCACACACTCGTCTGGCATAGCCAACTGCCCAGCTGGTTGACAAATGGCAACTTTACCAACCAGGAGCTGGAGGAGATACTCCGACAGCACATCTATGATGTTGTAAGGCATTTCAAGGGCAAGGTGTACTCTTGGGACGTAGTGAACGAGCCGCTGAATGAAGATGGCACCCTAAGGGATACCATATGGCTTAGGGCTCTTGGCCCGGACTACATAGCCAAAGCTTTCCGGTGGGCGCACGAGGCTGATCCTCATGCCAAACTCTACATCAACGACTACAACATCGAGTGGATCGGGCCTAAGAGCAATGGGATGTATGAGCTGGTGAAGAGCCTCAAGGAAGCGGGTGTGCCTATCGATGGCGTGGGCTTCCAGGGACATCTCGGCATACAGTACGGATTTCCTGGGGATATTCAACAGAATATGCAGAGATTTGCTGATCTAGGATTGGATGTAGCTCTGTCTGAAGTGGATGTGCGCATGATTCTACCTGTTACCCAAGAGAAACTTACCACGCAGGCTGAGTATTACCGTCGGCTTATGGATGCTTGCCTAAATGTGCGCCGCTGCGTATCTTTCACAGTATGGGGATTCACGGACGCGCATTCATGGGTACCCGGATTCTTCCAGGGACAAGGTGCGGCCACTATATTTGATGAGAATTATCAGCCAAAACCTGCTTACTTTGCTTTGAAGGATGAACTTACTGAACGTTCAGGTCGACCTCAGGGCAAGCACTATAGGACCGAATAA
- a CDS encoding WD40/YVTN/BNR-like repeat-containing protein gives MKGSGFWITSDGGRSWQWIGSLTSVYSGEKPIRYISALAVSPLEREVIYAGTDPSAMFKSENFGRSWVELTSFRDLPSAPTWSFPPEPSTSHIKWIEPDPIVYGRVFVAVEAGALVRTIDGGHTWEDRLPDSPYDSHTLATHPLAPHKLYSAAGDGVSNPGRGYNESMDAGLTWQRPNEGLEHHYLWGLAVDSGNPDIVVVSGASTPWKAHNIGVAESFIYRREKDSPWQKVTQGLPPIIGTIVWRLVADVSRAGTFYALSNKELYMSEDTGLSWRQIHLPSSIKPTEPLGIAVGPDEK, from the coding sequence GTGAAAGGCTCAGGTTTTTGGATTACTTCAGACGGTGGAAGATCCTGGCAATGGATAGGTAGCCTTACATCTGTATACTCCGGAGAGAAACCAATTCGTTATATCTCTGCACTAGCTGTCAGTCCTCTAGAGAGGGAAGTAATATATGCTGGAACAGATCCAAGTGCCATGTTCAAATCAGAAAACTTCGGCAGATCCTGGGTGGAGCTAACTAGCTTTCGAGACCTGCCTTCGGCTCCGACATGGAGCTTTCCTCCCGAACCATCTACAAGCCATATCAAATGGATAGAACCTGATCCAATTGTATATGGAAGGGTTTTCGTTGCAGTAGAAGCAGGAGCTCTGGTTCGCACCATAGACGGAGGTCATACTTGGGAGGACAGGCTGCCAGATTCACCCTATGATTCGCACACCCTGGCAACTCATCCGTTAGCTCCTCATAAACTGTACTCGGCAGCAGGAGATGGAGTATCTAATCCTGGGAGGGGATACAACGAAAGCATGGACGCCGGTCTAACATGGCAGAGACCCAACGAAGGATTAGAACACCACTACTTATGGGGACTTGCTGTGGACTCAGGTAACCCCGACATCGTAGTGGTGTCTGGTGCGAGCACTCCATGGAAAGCTCATAACATAGGGGTAGCAGAATCTTTCATATATAGGCGTGAGAAAGATTCTCCATGGCAAAAGGTTACACAGGGTCTACCACCAATAATAGGCACGATAGTATGGAGGCTGGTGGCAGATGTATCTAGAGCAGGTACCTTCTATGCACTAAGCAACAAGGAACTGTATATGTCCGAAGACACCGGCCTATCTTGGCGGCAAATCCACCTGCCAAGCTCCATAAAACCTACTGAACCCTTAGGGATAGCCGTTGGCCCTGATGAGAAATAA
- a CDS encoding class I SAM-dependent methyltransferase: protein MESAIERHNRMVKEERLQAERVRTDGGGSADIWKHRAHQFRPKQDEHDLVIDLVADLAGPYGKVIDVGAGGGRIAIPLSYRISEVIAVEPSEAMQSVLQAEISHRGIRNIRIIPTSWENAEVDPAEVVLASHVTYGVQDIEPFLRKMDQKAARRAAVVVFTDPPQNALAPFWEYIYGEPRLRLPCRDELLDVLIELGVKPEILELPPQPPQPIGNPDEAFAELRRRLFIGQGNPLEKRLRAAMQALTIERDGLIWIKDAQPNQRSLIHWQGGSMRATQT, encoded by the coding sequence TTGGAATCAGCTATTGAGAGACACAACAGGATGGTGAAGGAAGAAAGGCTACAAGCAGAGAGAGTGCGCACAGACGGGGGTGGATCGGCAGACATTTGGAAACACAGGGCACATCAATTCCGCCCCAAGCAAGATGAGCATGATCTAGTCATAGATCTAGTAGCAGACTTAGCTGGGCCATATGGAAAGGTAATAGATGTAGGAGCTGGCGGTGGCAGAATAGCTATACCGCTTTCGTATAGAATTAGCGAGGTGATCGCAGTTGAACCTTCTGAGGCTATGCAATCCGTACTCCAGGCTGAAATCTCCCATCGTGGAATTCGCAACATAAGGATCATACCTACAAGCTGGGAAAATGCTGAGGTTGATCCAGCTGAGGTAGTCTTGGCTTCACACGTCACTTATGGAGTGCAGGATATAGAGCCGTTTCTGAGAAAGATGGACCAGAAAGCCGCAAGACGAGCTGCTGTCGTGGTGTTTACTGATCCCCCACAGAACGCCCTAGCACCATTTTGGGAATATATCTATGGGGAACCAAGGTTACGACTGCCATGTCGTGATGAGTTATTAGATGTCCTGATAGAACTAGGAGTTAAACCAGAGATACTCGAACTGCCACCCCAACCACCACAACCGATTGGTAACCCCGATGAGGCGTTCGCAGAGCTTAGACGTAGATTATTTATAGGACAAGGAAATCCTTTGGAAAAACGACTACGTGCAGCCATGCAAGCACTGACAATCGAGCGTGATGGCTTAATATGGATCAAGGATGCCCAACCTAACCAGCGCTCGCTCATACACTGGCAAGGTGGTAGCATGCGAGCTACACAAACCTGA